Part of the Plodia interpunctella isolate USDA-ARS_2022_Savannah chromosome 13, ilPloInte3.2, whole genome shotgun sequence genome, aaactaagtctaccgccgacttctaATGCGTAGATGACGAAGCCGCGCGACAAACTTCACCATAGGATATCGTTACTTACGACGCTGAGAAGTTAGTAGGACCACTCGTAGGTGAAGGGAGTATTGTATCTTCATTTTCTATTGACTCTTTCTTGATCAAAGGctgaatatacaaaaatatcatgataaataatgttatatagtatatctgtgttatacataaaaaaaagaatctgTGCGACTATGCGAGAAGGGCGGGCAGCTTTGGCTCCCTTAATATGACAAGACTTGGCTTgacttttagaaaataaaatgaattaatacaagcacagtatcacgtctttcaTATTTAGTGACAACCCTGACTATATTGACAATGCAACTTCCCGCCTCTAATGTACGGGTTCCCCCCCCCAATTTCGTCTACATGCCCAACAGGTTTTCGGAGTGGATCATTCAGGCAGGAGATCGAGAAGGTACCAAACGTAAGGGACAGTCTTGGGCGAGGCGACTAGTGCATTCTTCGGAGACAGCAATGTGAACGCTGGAGGATGTTTCGCCTTTAGTAAGGCCATCGAAAAACTATGAATATAATGCCAATAtagtgatataaataatacctgTACGCCGACCAAGCTGTCGCTCCTAGCGACTCGAATCCCACCAGTGAACTCTGGTGAACTCGTCACATCTATTGTATTACTCTGTTTCATCTTCATCACTTGAAACTTGGTCTGCTTCAGACGGAGATTCCTCCCTTGGACATTCTTCCCTTTGGTCGGTGTTGAAGTtggaaaaactaattttatcgCTTTGGTTTCAGATGAAGGCCtgtggaaaattttaaagattataaaccctatataataaaacgcttaagtttaaaaagtggtaacaaacaaaattacttttgcattttatattagttatgatattaggatataatattaggttaaaaaaatatattatacctacctcTGCATTTAATTACCTTGAATACAATTTATCTCCttccaaaaaatgtttacactaaattttatttaacttaccaGTCATTAGGACATTTCTTTTTGTCCCTAAAATCGGAAGAATTACTAGTTAGTCcattacgtaatttttttggCTGTATAATAGGACTTGTACGGCCAGTGGGTGTTCCCTCGATTTCCAAAACAGACTCTTCTTTTACATCCACATTAGAACTTAATAGTGTATCTTTATCTGGACTATAAGTGGGAGATTGTagttccttttttatttttgaagtttttattgGTGAAGGTTGAGTGGTGTCACcaaaaagaattttgaagatttcttttattatgttGAGGTTTTTGGTCTCATTTAACTTTGTTAGAGCTGAAGCTATAAAAAGaacaattatttcatttatgatTCTATTCGCGGTCTGGTCAATTTGGAGCATGCCAGTATGCTATAAGTATATTCCGACTGATTGTTGCCGGCAGCTTCGCATGTGGTATCCTACTGTCCATTCATAaactattccaaatttcattaaaatcgccCCAACATTTTAAACATGAAAGCGACAGACAGACTATTAAACAAATTAGGGTTTTCAgttatatttgacattgagGACAGGTGGGGTAATGATGATACATActggtctaaattaatataatttgtttactatTTCGACTCGAAAAGAGGAAGAATTGACAACTGGACCCACATCATCATTCTCATTTTCCCACTGCTGGAAATAGGCCCCATGTCATTCCTCATAACAAAACTAAAGCAAAACTTAATAATAAGATGTACAACATACCtgttaattgaattattttatctttagcagttataatttcttttagtgCCTCTGAACTCTTGCAGCATTTGCTAAAAACAAATCcattaatatttacactttaatgtaaaatgtttgtgtttgtttctttctatggcaaatattataaagtgtcaaaaaatattttagcataaGGTATgctataactttttaatgagTAACAGGGATAGtatgttacaatatttgttGGCCCGATTAGACAAAACTTCACTGTAAATCTGCTAATATAATATGACAATACTTATGTTATAGCCTATGTATTAccagttatttaaaatttaaagttgtgTATGGTCACTGTAggattcaattttaaatatcacaaGAAACTTATAagaatattcataataaaattatgtaactaCCAAACTTACCTatcacatttttctttttgttctaCCAATTGTGTTTTATAGTGTTCTGAACTGATATAAAGTTGTTCAAATTCCAATAAGATATCTGtaaatgaaatgcaaacctaatggaaaattcaaaaacatacttaaataattataactgaGTAGAATTTGTGAAGTGAAAGATTTTAAGAGAAAATAAGTTATTCTTGAATATTCCCTTAACTTtataaaacttgaaatttttaCCAACTAAATTCACATTTGTGTTGTTTATATATCACCTAACCCAAAGGCTTTGAAAACAAggctattttatttcaaacctGTGTGGTATACGATTGGACAAAGTAAGATAATTATGtagtaacaattattttttatgataaatacaCAGAAGTAGATGCTCAGGGTgcaccaaatattttttttacattggaTGAAAGTTGAAACAAGATTCTATTAAAAGATGTAAACTCTGTGATGAACTCACCCTTAAAGCTAGATAAACTTAAATGCAATGAAGATTCCAATGAATTCAATGCAGggctacaaataaatttggatGAACAAGTGTTTGAACTATTAAAGACACT contains:
- the LOC128674529 gene encoding uncharacterized protein LOC128674529; translated protein: MSVFNSSNTCSSKFICSPALNSLESSLHLSLSSFKDILLEFEQLYISSEHYKTQLVEQKEKCDSKCCKSSEALKEIITAKDKIIQLTASALTKLNETKNLNIIKEIFKILFGDTTQPSPIKTSKIKKELQSPTYSPDKDTLLSSNVDVKEESVLEIEGTPTGRTSPIIQPKKLRNGLTSNSSDFRDKKKCPNDWPSSETKAIKLVFPTSTPTKGKNVQGRNLRLKQTKFQVMKMKQSNTIDVTSSPEFTGGIRVARSDSLVGVQPLIKKESIENEDTILPSPTSGPTNFSASYKSAVKSSPSKFKTPLLSNDSLLFYHLLSDFNRDNSRLKSDNVLTENKCDEKETSDITIEESINLLQPKRKNGLKRQSPVKSPFIDKDVTECETQKDESLSLLHHVNMLEANQENITQKTPPNSPNKRPLAENINVINLPEDVHIKSSMSLLSREVKTEDKRRMPYPMEPIYKEPTVRKKAEKRALPGWSCDECKNFYAELYKDDPEMLAQKMHECSKHRGRNNPVRPKTPEGFWNPRWDVPNNTEEFNRRNNAV